In a genomic window of Anomalospiza imberbis isolate Cuckoo-Finch-1a 21T00152 chromosome 5, ASM3175350v1, whole genome shotgun sequence:
- the CPSF6 gene encoding cleavage and polyadenylation specificity factor subunit 6 isoform X2 produces the protein MADGVDHIDIYADVGEEFNQEAEYGGHDQIDLYDDVISPSANNGDAPEDRDYMDSLPPSVGDDVGKGAAPNVVYTYTGKRIALYIGNLTWWTTDEDLTEAVHSLGVNDILEIKFFENRANGQSKGFALVGVGSEASSKKLMDLLPKRELHGQNPVVTPCNKQFLSQFEMQSRKTTQSGQMSGEGKAGPPGGSSRAAFPPSNRGRGRFPGAIPGGDRFPGPAGPGGPPPPFPAGQTPPRPPLGPPGPPGPPGPPPPGQVLPPPLAGPPNRGDRPPPPVLFPGQPFGQPPLGPLPPGPPPPVPGYGPPPGPPPPQQGPPPPPGPFPPRPPGPLGPPLTLAPPPHLPGPPPGAPPPAPHVNPAFFPPPANSGIPTSDSRGPPPTDPYGRPPPYDRGDYGPPGRRFTGNNMSIREKLHIPFYGRHTKNNTQNSGREMDAARTPLSEAEFEEIMNRNRAISSSAISRAVSDASAGDYGSAIETLVTAISLIKQSKVSADDRCKVLISSLQDCLHGIESKSYGSGSRRERSRERDHSRSREKSRRHKSRSRDRHDDYYRERSRERERHRDRDRDRDRERDREREYRHR, from the exons ATGGCGGACGGCGTGGACCATATCGACATCTACGCCGATGTGGGCGAGGAGTTCAACCAG gaGGCTGAATATGGTGGGCATGATCAGATTGATTTATATGATGATGTAATTTCTCCATCTGCAAATAATGGAGATGCTCCAGAGGATCGCGATTACATGGATTCTCTTCCACCATCTGTTGGGGATGATGTAGGTAAAGGAGCTGCACCAAATGTTGTCTATACGTATACTGGAAAGCGAATTGCCTTGTACATTGGAAATCTCACTTGG tggaCAACAGATGAAGACTTAACTGAAGCAGTTCATTCACTGGGGGTAAATGACATTTTGGAGATAAAATTTTTTGAAAATCGTGCTAATGGCCAGTCTAAAGG GTTTGCCCTTGTGGGTGTGGGATCGGAAGCATCCTCCAAAAAGCTGATGGATTTGTTGCCTAAAAGAGAATTGCATGGGCAGAATCCTGTTGTAACTCCGTGTAATAAACAGTTTCTGAGTCAGTTTGAAATGCAGTCAAGGAAAA CCACACAGTCTGGCCAGATGTCTGGGGAAGGTAAAGCTGGTCCCCCAGGAGGAAGCTCACGAGCAGCATTTCCACCTAGTAATAGAGGTCGGGGCCGTTTTCCAGGTGCCATTCCAGGTGGAGACAGATTCCCTGgaccagcagggccaggagggcCACCACCGCCCTTCCCAG ctgGACAAACTCCCCCACGTCCTCCCTTAGGTCCTCCTGGCCCACCAGGCCCACCAGGCCCTCCACCTCCTGGTCAGGTCCTCCCACCTCCATTAGCTGGACCTCCTAATCGTGGTGATCGTCCACCCCCACCAGTTCTGTTTCCAGGACAGCCTTTTGGTCAGCCTCCACTTGGGCCACTTCCTCCAGGCCCTCCCCCACCAGTTCCAGGCTATGGGCCACCACCAGGTCCACCACCACCTCAGCAGGGTCCACCTCCACCTCCGGGTCCATTTCCCCCTCGTCCACCTGGCCCTCTTGGGCCACCTCTTACTCTTGCTCCTCCTCCACATCTCCCTGGGCCACCGCCAGGTGCTCCACCACCGGCACCACATGTGAATCCAGCTTTCTTCCCCCCACCTGCCAATAGTGGCATACCCACTTCAGACAGCCGTGGGCCACCTCCGACAGATCCATATGGCCGACCTCCACCATATGACAGAGGTGACTATGGGCCACCTGGAAG GCGTTTCACTGGAAATAACATGTCCATAAGAGAAAAATTACATATTCCATTCTATGGGAGGCACACGAAAAATAATACTCAAAACTCAGGGAG AGAAATGGATGCTGCGAGGACACCTCTAAGTGAAGCAGAATTTGAAGAAATCATGAATAGAAATAGGGCAATCTCAAGCAGTGCCATTTCAAGAGCTGTATCAGATGCCAGTGCTG GGGACTATGGAAGTGCTATAGAGACCTTGGTAACTGCAATTTCCTTAATCAAACAGTCCAAAGTATCTGCAGATGATCGCTGCAAAGTACTTATTAGCTCTCTTCAGGACTGCCTTCATGGAATTGAGTCCAAGTCTTATGGTTCTGGATCCAG ACGTGAGCGATCCAGAGAGAGGGACCACAGTAGGTCACGAGAAAAAAGTAGACGCCACAAGTCACGTAGTAGAGATCGTCACGATGACTATTACCGGGAAAGAAGCCGTGAGAGAGAGAGGCATCGTGATCGTGACAGAGATCGTGACAGAGAAcgagacagagagagagaatatCGTCACCGTTAA
- the CPSF6 gene encoding cleavage and polyadenylation specificity factor subunit 6 isoform X1 has product MADGVDHIDIYADVGEEFNQEAEYGGHDQIDLYDDVISPSANNGDAPEDRDYMDSLPPSVGDDVGKGAAPNVVYTYTGKRIALYIGNLTWWTTDEDLTEAVHSLGVNDILEIKFFENRANGQSKGFALVGVGSEASSKKLMDLLPKRELHGQNPVVTPCNKQFLSQFEMQSRKTTQSGQMSGEGKAGPPGGSSRAAFPPSNRGRGRFPGAIPGGDRFPGPAGPGGPPPPFPAGQTPPRPPLGPPGPPGPPGPPPPGQVLPPPLAGPPNRGDRPPPPVLFPGQPFGQPPLGPLPPGPPPPVPGYGPPPGPPPPQQGPPPPPGPFPPRPPGPLGPPLTLAPPPHLPGPPPGAPPPAPHVNPAFFPPPANSGIPTSDSRGPPPTDPYGRPPPYDRGDYGPPGRRFTGNNMSIREKLHIPFYGRHTKNNTQNSGREMDAARTPLSEAEFEEIMNRNRAISSSAISRAVSDASAGDYGSAIETLVTAISLIKQSKVSADDRCKVLISSLQDCLHGIESKSYGSGSRRRERSRERDHSRSREKSRRHKSRSRDRHDDYYRERSRERERHRDRDRDRDRERDREREYRHR; this is encoded by the exons ATGGCGGACGGCGTGGACCATATCGACATCTACGCCGATGTGGGCGAGGAGTTCAACCAG gaGGCTGAATATGGTGGGCATGATCAGATTGATTTATATGATGATGTAATTTCTCCATCTGCAAATAATGGAGATGCTCCAGAGGATCGCGATTACATGGATTCTCTTCCACCATCTGTTGGGGATGATGTAGGTAAAGGAGCTGCACCAAATGTTGTCTATACGTATACTGGAAAGCGAATTGCCTTGTACATTGGAAATCTCACTTGG tggaCAACAGATGAAGACTTAACTGAAGCAGTTCATTCACTGGGGGTAAATGACATTTTGGAGATAAAATTTTTTGAAAATCGTGCTAATGGCCAGTCTAAAGG GTTTGCCCTTGTGGGTGTGGGATCGGAAGCATCCTCCAAAAAGCTGATGGATTTGTTGCCTAAAAGAGAATTGCATGGGCAGAATCCTGTTGTAACTCCGTGTAATAAACAGTTTCTGAGTCAGTTTGAAATGCAGTCAAGGAAAA CCACACAGTCTGGCCAGATGTCTGGGGAAGGTAAAGCTGGTCCCCCAGGAGGAAGCTCACGAGCAGCATTTCCACCTAGTAATAGAGGTCGGGGCCGTTTTCCAGGTGCCATTCCAGGTGGAGACAGATTCCCTGgaccagcagggccaggagggcCACCACCGCCCTTCCCAG ctgGACAAACTCCCCCACGTCCTCCCTTAGGTCCTCCTGGCCCACCAGGCCCACCAGGCCCTCCACCTCCTGGTCAGGTCCTCCCACCTCCATTAGCTGGACCTCCTAATCGTGGTGATCGTCCACCCCCACCAGTTCTGTTTCCAGGACAGCCTTTTGGTCAGCCTCCACTTGGGCCACTTCCTCCAGGCCCTCCCCCACCAGTTCCAGGCTATGGGCCACCACCAGGTCCACCACCACCTCAGCAGGGTCCACCTCCACCTCCGGGTCCATTTCCCCCTCGTCCACCTGGCCCTCTTGGGCCACCTCTTACTCTTGCTCCTCCTCCACATCTCCCTGGGCCACCGCCAGGTGCTCCACCACCGGCACCACATGTGAATCCAGCTTTCTTCCCCCCACCTGCCAATAGTGGCATACCCACTTCAGACAGCCGTGGGCCACCTCCGACAGATCCATATGGCCGACCTCCACCATATGACAGAGGTGACTATGGGCCACCTGGAAG GCGTTTCACTGGAAATAACATGTCCATAAGAGAAAAATTACATATTCCATTCTATGGGAGGCACACGAAAAATAATACTCAAAACTCAGGGAG AGAAATGGATGCTGCGAGGACACCTCTAAGTGAAGCAGAATTTGAAGAAATCATGAATAGAAATAGGGCAATCTCAAGCAGTGCCATTTCAAGAGCTGTATCAGATGCCAGTGCTG GGGACTATGGAAGTGCTATAGAGACCTTGGTAACTGCAATTTCCTTAATCAAACAGTCCAAAGTATCTGCAGATGATCGCTGCAAAGTACTTATTAGCTCTCTTCAGGACTGCCTTCATGGAATTGAGTCCAAGTCTTATGGTTCTGGATCCAG AAGACGTGAGCGATCCAGAGAGAGGGACCACAGTAGGTCACGAGAAAAAAGTAGACGCCACAAGTCACGTAGTAGAGATCGTCACGATGACTATTACCGGGAAAGAAGCCGTGAGAGAGAGAGGCATCGTGATCGTGACAGAGATCGTGACAGAGAAcgagacagagagagagaatatCGTCACCGTTAA
- the CPSF6 gene encoding cleavage and polyadenylation specificity factor subunit 6 isoform X3: protein MADGVDHIDIYADVGEEFNQEAEYGGHDQIDLYDDVISPSANNGDAPEDRDYMDSLPPSVGDDVGKGAAPNVVYTYTGKRIALYIGNLTWWTTDEDLTEAVHSLGVNDILEIKFFENRANGQSKGFALVGVGSEASSKKLMDLLPKRELHGQNPVVTPCNKQFLSQFEMQSRKTTQSGQMSGEGKAGPPGGSSRAAFPPSNRGRGRFPGAIPGGDRFPGPAGPGGPPPPFPAGQTPPRPPLGPPGPPGPPGPPPPGQVLPPPLAGPPNRGDRPPPPVLFPGQPFGQPPLGPLPPGPPPPVPGYGPPPGPPPPQQGPPPPPGPFPPRPPGPLGPPLTLAPPPHLPGPPPGAPPPAPHVNPAFFPPPANSGIPTSDSRGPPPTDPYGRPPPYDRGDYGPPGREMDAARTPLSEAEFEEIMNRNRAISSSAISRAVSDASAGDYGSAIETLVTAISLIKQSKVSADDRCKVLISSLQDCLHGIESKSYGSGSRRRERSRERDHSRSREKSRRHKSRSRDRHDDYYRERSRERERHRDRDRDRDRERDREREYRHR from the exons ATGGCGGACGGCGTGGACCATATCGACATCTACGCCGATGTGGGCGAGGAGTTCAACCAG gaGGCTGAATATGGTGGGCATGATCAGATTGATTTATATGATGATGTAATTTCTCCATCTGCAAATAATGGAGATGCTCCAGAGGATCGCGATTACATGGATTCTCTTCCACCATCTGTTGGGGATGATGTAGGTAAAGGAGCTGCACCAAATGTTGTCTATACGTATACTGGAAAGCGAATTGCCTTGTACATTGGAAATCTCACTTGG tggaCAACAGATGAAGACTTAACTGAAGCAGTTCATTCACTGGGGGTAAATGACATTTTGGAGATAAAATTTTTTGAAAATCGTGCTAATGGCCAGTCTAAAGG GTTTGCCCTTGTGGGTGTGGGATCGGAAGCATCCTCCAAAAAGCTGATGGATTTGTTGCCTAAAAGAGAATTGCATGGGCAGAATCCTGTTGTAACTCCGTGTAATAAACAGTTTCTGAGTCAGTTTGAAATGCAGTCAAGGAAAA CCACACAGTCTGGCCAGATGTCTGGGGAAGGTAAAGCTGGTCCCCCAGGAGGAAGCTCACGAGCAGCATTTCCACCTAGTAATAGAGGTCGGGGCCGTTTTCCAGGTGCCATTCCAGGTGGAGACAGATTCCCTGgaccagcagggccaggagggcCACCACCGCCCTTCCCAG ctgGACAAACTCCCCCACGTCCTCCCTTAGGTCCTCCTGGCCCACCAGGCCCACCAGGCCCTCCACCTCCTGGTCAGGTCCTCCCACCTCCATTAGCTGGACCTCCTAATCGTGGTGATCGTCCACCCCCACCAGTTCTGTTTCCAGGACAGCCTTTTGGTCAGCCTCCACTTGGGCCACTTCCTCCAGGCCCTCCCCCACCAGTTCCAGGCTATGGGCCACCACCAGGTCCACCACCACCTCAGCAGGGTCCACCTCCACCTCCGGGTCCATTTCCCCCTCGTCCACCTGGCCCTCTTGGGCCACCTCTTACTCTTGCTCCTCCTCCACATCTCCCTGGGCCACCGCCAGGTGCTCCACCACCGGCACCACATGTGAATCCAGCTTTCTTCCCCCCACCTGCCAATAGTGGCATACCCACTTCAGACAGCCGTGGGCCACCTCCGACAGATCCATATGGCCGACCTCCACCATATGACAGAGGTGACTATGGGCCACCTGGAAG AGAAATGGATGCTGCGAGGACACCTCTAAGTGAAGCAGAATTTGAAGAAATCATGAATAGAAATAGGGCAATCTCAAGCAGTGCCATTTCAAGAGCTGTATCAGATGCCAGTGCTG GGGACTATGGAAGTGCTATAGAGACCTTGGTAACTGCAATTTCCTTAATCAAACAGTCCAAAGTATCTGCAGATGATCGCTGCAAAGTACTTATTAGCTCTCTTCAGGACTGCCTTCATGGAATTGAGTCCAAGTCTTATGGTTCTGGATCCAG AAGACGTGAGCGATCCAGAGAGAGGGACCACAGTAGGTCACGAGAAAAAAGTAGACGCCACAAGTCACGTAGTAGAGATCGTCACGATGACTATTACCGGGAAAGAAGCCGTGAGAGAGAGAGGCATCGTGATCGTGACAGAGATCGTGACAGAGAAcgagacagagagagagaatatCGTCACCGTTAA
- the CPSF6 gene encoding cleavage and polyadenylation specificity factor subunit 6 isoform X4 codes for MADGVDHIDIYADVGEEFNQEAEYGGHDQIDLYDDVISPSANNGDAPEDRDYMDSLPPSVGDDVGKGAAPNVVYTYTGKRIALYIGNLTWWTTDEDLTEAVHSLGVNDILEIKFFENRANGQSKGFALVGVGSEASSKKLMDLLPKRELHGQNPVVTPCNKQFLSQFEMQSRKTTQSGQMSGEGKAGPPGGSSRAAFPPSNRGRGRFPGAIPGGDRFPGPAGPGGPPPPFPAGQTPPRPPLGPPGPPGPPGPPPPGQVLPPPLAGPPNRGDRPPPPVLFPGQPFGQPPLGPLPPGPPPPVPGYGPPPGPPPPQQGPPPPPGPFPPRPPGPLGPPLTLAPPPHLPGPPPGAPPPAPHVNPAFFPPPANSGIPTSDSRGPPPTDPYGRPPPYDRGDYGPPGREMDAARTPLSEAEFEEIMNRNRAISSSAISRAVSDASAGDYGSAIETLVTAISLIKQSKVSADDRCKVLISSLQDCLHGIESKSYGSGSRRERSRERDHSRSREKSRRHKSRSRDRHDDYYRERSRERERHRDRDRDRDRERDREREYRHR; via the exons ATGGCGGACGGCGTGGACCATATCGACATCTACGCCGATGTGGGCGAGGAGTTCAACCAG gaGGCTGAATATGGTGGGCATGATCAGATTGATTTATATGATGATGTAATTTCTCCATCTGCAAATAATGGAGATGCTCCAGAGGATCGCGATTACATGGATTCTCTTCCACCATCTGTTGGGGATGATGTAGGTAAAGGAGCTGCACCAAATGTTGTCTATACGTATACTGGAAAGCGAATTGCCTTGTACATTGGAAATCTCACTTGG tggaCAACAGATGAAGACTTAACTGAAGCAGTTCATTCACTGGGGGTAAATGACATTTTGGAGATAAAATTTTTTGAAAATCGTGCTAATGGCCAGTCTAAAGG GTTTGCCCTTGTGGGTGTGGGATCGGAAGCATCCTCCAAAAAGCTGATGGATTTGTTGCCTAAAAGAGAATTGCATGGGCAGAATCCTGTTGTAACTCCGTGTAATAAACAGTTTCTGAGTCAGTTTGAAATGCAGTCAAGGAAAA CCACACAGTCTGGCCAGATGTCTGGGGAAGGTAAAGCTGGTCCCCCAGGAGGAAGCTCACGAGCAGCATTTCCACCTAGTAATAGAGGTCGGGGCCGTTTTCCAGGTGCCATTCCAGGTGGAGACAGATTCCCTGgaccagcagggccaggagggcCACCACCGCCCTTCCCAG ctgGACAAACTCCCCCACGTCCTCCCTTAGGTCCTCCTGGCCCACCAGGCCCACCAGGCCCTCCACCTCCTGGTCAGGTCCTCCCACCTCCATTAGCTGGACCTCCTAATCGTGGTGATCGTCCACCCCCACCAGTTCTGTTTCCAGGACAGCCTTTTGGTCAGCCTCCACTTGGGCCACTTCCTCCAGGCCCTCCCCCACCAGTTCCAGGCTATGGGCCACCACCAGGTCCACCACCACCTCAGCAGGGTCCACCTCCACCTCCGGGTCCATTTCCCCCTCGTCCACCTGGCCCTCTTGGGCCACCTCTTACTCTTGCTCCTCCTCCACATCTCCCTGGGCCACCGCCAGGTGCTCCACCACCGGCACCACATGTGAATCCAGCTTTCTTCCCCCCACCTGCCAATAGTGGCATACCCACTTCAGACAGCCGTGGGCCACCTCCGACAGATCCATATGGCCGACCTCCACCATATGACAGAGGTGACTATGGGCCACCTGGAAG AGAAATGGATGCTGCGAGGACACCTCTAAGTGAAGCAGAATTTGAAGAAATCATGAATAGAAATAGGGCAATCTCAAGCAGTGCCATTTCAAGAGCTGTATCAGATGCCAGTGCTG GGGACTATGGAAGTGCTATAGAGACCTTGGTAACTGCAATTTCCTTAATCAAACAGTCCAAAGTATCTGCAGATGATCGCTGCAAAGTACTTATTAGCTCTCTTCAGGACTGCCTTCATGGAATTGAGTCCAAGTCTTATGGTTCTGGATCCAG ACGTGAGCGATCCAGAGAGAGGGACCACAGTAGGTCACGAGAAAAAAGTAGACGCCACAAGTCACGTAGTAGAGATCGTCACGATGACTATTACCGGGAAAGAAGCCGTGAGAGAGAGAGGCATCGTGATCGTGACAGAGATCGTGACAGAGAAcgagacagagagagagaatatCGTCACCGTTAA